In Trichoderma atroviride chromosome 2, complete sequence, one DNA window encodes the following:
- a CDS encoding uncharacterized protein (EggNog:ENOG41~antiSMASH:Cluster_2.4), producing the protein MGIEYQGHSVPTSFASCSVPPYFDAKLPQKLDAIRNAGFDGIEMSMPDIVAYGCDIEGKEIEEDDYDTLSDVARKIRILTDQLGLVILMLQPFSRFEGWNKDTHAREREEAFTRAKGWIRIMEALGTDMLQVGSSDAPDISSSFDDHAADLQQLADLLAEKGFRLAYENWCWATYASTWKDVWEISRKADRQNIGLCLDTFQSAGGEYGNPSTKSGYIEDVSLAELGDRWQKSLRELEQTVPGDKIFLLQISDAYRTEPPLRNTKERARSVWSHDYRPLPFDGGYLPIQGFLDSVLRTGFRGWLSVEVFDSKPKEKTSMEEYLKAAMQSLTRMLGSAMQ; encoded by the exons ATGGGCATCGAATATCAAGGTCACAGTGTCCCTACTTCTTTCGCGTCTTGCAGCGTCCCTCCTTACTTTGACGCGAAACTTCCTCAAAAGTTGGACGCTATTCGCAATGCTGGATTTGATGGAATAGAAATGTCTATGCCAGATATAGTGGCATACGGCTGCGATATcgagggaaaagaaattgaagaagatgattaCGATACTCTTTCAGACGTAGCTAGGAAGATTCGAATCCTCACCGATCAACTTGGCCTTGTTATTCTCATGCTGCAACCATTTTCAAGATTTGAGGGGTGGAATAAAGATACACatgcaagagagagagaggaagcaTTTACGCGCGCCAAAGGATGGATAAGAATCATGGAGGCTTTAGGCACCGATATGCTACAA GTTGGCTCATCAGATGCTCCGGATATATCATCCTCCTTTGACGACCATGCTGCGGATCTGCAGCAGTTGGCCGACCTACTAGCGGAGAAAGGCTTCCGACTTGCTTATGAGAACTGGTGTTGGGCAACCTATGCCTCAACTTGGAAAGACGTCTGGGAGATATCACGCAAAGCCGATCGCCAAAACATTGGCCTTTGTCTGGACACCTTCCAATCAGCCGGTGGAGAATATGGTAATCCGTCTACAAAGTCAGGCTATATTGAAGATGTTAGCCTGGCTGAGCTTGGCGACCGTTGGCAAAAAAGTCTGAGGGAACTGGAACAGACTGTCCCTGGAGATAAAATTTTCTTACTTCAGATTTCAGACGCCTACAGAACGGAGCCACCTCTGCGTAACACGAAGGAGAGAGCGAGATCGGTATGGAGTCATGATTATCGTCCACTACCCTTTGATGGAGGGTATCTGCCGATTCAAGGCTTTCTAGATTCTGTACTGCGAACAGGCTTCAGAGGCTGGCTTTCTGTTGAAGTATTTGACTCGAAGCCCAAGGAGAAAACGTCCATGGAGGAATATCTGAAAGCGGCCATGCAGTCCTTGACTCGCATGCTTGGTAGTGCAATGCAGTGA